In Helianthus annuus cultivar XRQ/B chromosome 8, HanXRQr2.0-SUNRISE, whole genome shotgun sequence, a single genomic region encodes these proteins:
- the LOC110871999 gene encoding uncharacterized protein LOC110871999, whose amino-acid sequence MNYNMNGWERTIPELHQMLKTAETNIPTKGNPVLAIREGRITKKKQSKGKGKASKQDKGKGKKVATPKAKPHKDAKCFHCDEIGHWKRNCPKYLTELKLKKLQIGESSGTKKD is encoded by the exons atgaactataacatgaatgggTGGGAAAGAACGATCCCAGAGTTGCATCAGATGCTAAAAACTGCTGAGACAAACATCCCAACTAAGGGCAATCCAGTGTTGGCGATCAGGGAAGGAAGAATTACCAAGAAGAAGCAATCCAAGGGAAAAGGCAAGGCGAGTAAGCAAGACAAGGGCAAAGGTAAAAAGGTTGCCACTCCGAAGGCAAAGCCTCATAAAGATGCCAAGTGTTTTCATTGTGATGAGATCGGGCATTGGAAGAGGAATTGTCCCAAGTACCTGACTGAGTTGAAGCTTAAGAAGCTGCAGATTGGAGAATCCTCAG GGACTAAAAAGGATTAG